In Oncorhynchus gorbuscha isolate QuinsamMale2020 ecotype Even-year unplaced genomic scaffold, OgorEven_v1.0 Un_scaffold_5215, whole genome shotgun sequence, the DNA window CACCTATAACCAAATTTCGCATGggctacctctgtctgtctgtcacaagcGATTATACATTTTGTAAACCTGTTGACATGAACCTTCCTCCTACAGGACTCAGGTGACAGTACAGGAGCCAGATGAGGTGACAGGAGCTCTGCTGGACGTAGCCAAACACCTGGGCTGTCTCAACTACAGAGTCTGGGAGAGGATGCAGGACTTCATTACGTACAGTGAGTAGAGGGAGACCATAAAACCACAATACATGTGCAGATAATGTGTTTTGAGTACCGTAGGAATGATAACTcaatgtactctctctctctccctctctccctctctccctctctccctctctccctctctccctctccctctctcctctctccctctctccctctctctccctctctccctctctccctctctccctctctcccctctctctctccctctctccccctccctctctccctctctccctctctccctctctccctctctctccctctctccctctccctctccctctccctctccctctccctctccctctccctctccctctccctctccctccctctccctccctctccctctccctctccctctccctctccctccctctccctctccctccctctccctctccctccctctccctctccctctctctcctctccctctcctctccctctcctctccctctccctctccctctctctccctccctccctccctccctctctctctctccctctccctctccctctctccctccctccctccctccctccctccctcccagctccTGTGACTTTGGACCCCAACACGGCTaatgtctgcctgtctctgtctgatgATCTGACCAGCCTGCggtacacagaggaggaggagcgacTCCCTGACAACCCAGAGAGGTTCTGTTACTATGAGAGTGTCCTGGGTTCCGAGAGCTTCAACTCCGGACGACACACCTGGGACGTGGAGGTGGGCGTGAACAGCGAGTGGGCCGTGGGCGTGGCACGGGAGACGGTCTCGAGGAAGGAGTGGTTCACCCGAGCCCAGGTACTGCCAttgtgccattgagcaaggcacataacttcaacaacacaaaaacaactCTCTAACTAGAGGCGCTGCTCTGTGGCTGACCCTGTGCCAATCGTTGTGAATGTGTGTACGTGTGGCGGTTAAGTTCTGCAAAAAGAAACCTTTTCTCAAATGGACAATAAAGTATCTATTGGTTTGGCtgaagtaggccgtcattgtaaataagaatttgttcttaactaacttgcatagttaaataaaggttaaataaataaaatatgtataatctattctattctattctattccattctactctattccattctattatattccattctattctattccattctattttattgcattccattctattatattgcattctattacattctattctattccattctattatattccattctattctattccattctattttattgcattctattctattccattctatttcattccattctattatattgcattctattacattctattctattccattctattatattccattctattctattccattctattttattgcattccattccattctattacattctattctattccattctattatattccattctattctattccattctattttattgcattctattctattccattctattttattgcattccattctattccattctattttattgcattctattctattccattctattttattgcattccattctattccattctattttattgcattccattctattccattctattttattgcattccattctattccattctattttattacattctattctattccattctattatattccattctattctattccattctattttattgcattccattctattatattgcattctattacattctattctattccattctattatattccattctattctattccattctattatattccattctattctattccattctattatattccattctattctattccattctattttattgcattctattctattccattctattttattgcattccattctattccattctattttattgcattctattctattccattctattttattgcattccattctattctattccattctattttattgcattccattctattttattgcattccattctattccattctattttattgcattctattctattccattctattctattccattctattatattgcATTCTATTCTAGAGAGGGGCCTGTGGACCATCTGCTACTATGGAGGTGAATACCGCGCCCGCACGGCCACCGCCACCCCCCTGGTCCTGAAAAGAAGGCCCCAGGAGGTCAGAGTGCAGCTGGACTGGGACAGAGGCAGGGTGATCTTCTCTGACGCCTCAGACAACACGCTCATCTACAAGTTCCAACACAAGTTCACCCATAGAGTGTTCCCTTACTTCTCCAACACCTGCAAGAGACATCCTCTGAGGATCTCAGCCGGGAAGGTGTCAGTTACAGCGGAGTAGCTTGGTTCATTCATTAAGAGCTGATTTGGTAAATCTATAGTTCAGGGACATTAAAAAGCTGTTGCTGCAGAACAGGTAAAAACATTGGCTTTAAAGTGGATGCACCTTTACTGCAGCAAAGGCATTTTTATGCAGCTACGTGactgctttctgtctctctgggttCCAACCTAAATAAATAATTACTGACTCTCTGGGTTCTAATCTAAATAGATAATTACtgactctctctgggttctaaTCTAAATAGATCATTACtgactctctctgggttctaaTCTAAATAAATAATTACTGGCTCTCTGGGTTCCAACCTAAATAAATAATTACTGACTCTCTGGGTTCCAACCTAAATAAATAATTACTGACTCTCTGGGTTCCAACCTAAATAAATAATTACTGACTCTCTGGGTTCCAACCTAAATAAATAATTACTGACTCTCTGGGTTCCAACCTAAATAAATAATTACTGACTCTCTGGGTTCCAACCTAAATAAATAattactgactctctctgtgttctaattTAAATAGATAattactgactctctctgtgttctaatcTAAATAGATaattactgactctctctctgtgttctaatcTAACTAGATaattactgactctctctctgtgttctaatcTAACTAGATaattactgactctctctctctctctgtgttctaatcTAAATAGATAATTACTGACTCTCTGTGTTCTAATCTAAATAGATAATTATtgactctctctgggttctaaTCTAAATAGATAATTACTGACTCTCCCTGTGTTCTAATCTAAATAGATAATTACTGACTCTCCCTGTGTTCTAATTTAAATAGATaattactgactctctctctctctgtgttctaatcTAAATAGATCattactgactctctctctctgtattctaaTTTAAATAGATaattactgactctctctctctctgttttctaatATAAATAGATCATTactgactcgctctctctctgtattctaaTCTAAATAGATCattactgactctctctctgtgtccaatttgtaagtcgctctggataagagcgtctgctaaatgacttaaatgtaaatgtaaatgtaatgttctaATCTAACTAGATCattactgactctctctctctgtattctaaTCTAAATAGATAATTACtgactctctctgggttctaaTCTAACTAGATCattactgactctctctctctgtattctaaTCTAAATAGATAATTACtgactctctctgggtt includes these proteins:
- the LOC124028996 gene encoding nuclear factor 7, brain-like, whose translation is RELTSALRLYKEKLEALNTVKQTCEESAEHIKSQAQQTERLVQQQFEKLHQFLRDEEDAVISALKEEEQEKTQGMRDRIDRTTDQINSLSEAIEVTVEAMDTGDDITFLKNFKRTSDRTQVTVQEPDEVTGALLDVAKHLGCLNYRVWERMQDFITYTPVTLDPNTANVCLSLSDDLTSLRYTEEEERLPDNPERFCYYESVLGSESFNSGRHTWDVEVGVNSEWAVGVARETVSRKEWFTRAQRGLWTICYYGGEYRARTATATPLVLKRRPQEVRVQLDWDRGRVIFSDASDNTLIYKFQHKFTHRVFPYFSNTCKRHPLRISAGKVSVTAE